ACACTTGGGCAATGATTTTTCTGATTTGAGGCTCAAATCCCATATCTAACATACGATCAGCTTCATCCAAAACAAGGTAAGTCACTCTTTTCAAGTTTGTTTGACGAGCTTCTAGCATATCTATCAACCGACCAGGTGTGCCAATGACAATTTCAACCCCTGAAATAAAGATCACATAGGCTTGTAAATTCATCTTTACTTCCATAAAAGAATATGGTTTCATATAAATTGGCAATTGGAGTACCTCTTTGAAGATCACGAATCTGTGGACCCTTAGGGGCACCACCATATATGCAAGTGCTTCTTATATTAGAATGTGAAGCAAATTTACCAGCTTCTTGTTGGATTTGTACAGCCAATTCTCGAGTAGGAGCCAATACTAATACAATGGGACCATCTCCATGAACTAATTTTGGGAAATACAGAcagattaaaaaaaagaaaagtaACATGATAAATTAGAAGAATGGAATCTCACAAAGACAAATTAAAAGTATATAGTAAGTTACTAACCCAATGGAGGTTGTGCAGAAACATGGACTACAGCAGGCAGCAAATATGACAAAGTCTTGCCAGAGCCAGTCTCTGCAATCCCAATTAGATCTCTTCCCTTTAAAGCCATAGGCCATCCTTGGGCCTGAATTGGTGTTGGCTCAACAAATCCCAGTCTGGAAATAACATCTAGACAGTAACCTACAGAATGAAAAACCATTAATTGACTGATAAGAGTTTGAGATAGCAGAGATAGGAGAAAAGATGAGCAATTTTCTTAGGGTATAGACTCATTACCAGGAAAACCTGCCTCATGAAACATCCGGATTGGCTTTGGGACATCATGTCCTTCAACAGTAATCTCCCTCCGACCACGGTAAACTGCCACCTCTTGATCAGTCATGTCCCTTACAGAAGGAAATTCGATGTAGAAGTTCTTCTCAAATGGTACCAAGTTGCCAAAATCTTGCTTTGGTAAAGCTATACTATCCAAGTCCCCTTTAGAGCcacttcctcttcctcctctACCACCACCACGACCACCATCAAAGCTCCTCCCTCCACCTCGCCCACCTCTCCCTCCCTCACGCCCACCGCCCTGATATCCTCTGTCAAAACCTCTACCAACTCTGCTGCCACCGCGACTTGAATTAAAACCTCTACCTCCTCTGTCTCTACCACCATCAAAGCCTCCATTGCTCATTCTTCCACCACCATCTCTCCCAGAGCCGAACCCTCTCCCTCCCCTTCCACCCCCACCTGCGCCAATATTAAAACCTCCCCTAACACCAGGTTCAAAAGGAGGGTATCCACTTCCAGCAGCTCTTCCACCGCCGACAAAAGACGGTGGTGGTGCTGGAGGACCTCTGAATGGAGCCGGTCCACCGCGGACGTAGTTTGGAGCAGCACCTACCGCAGGGGGTCCCGCCGTAGGCGGTAATCCCATAAAATCACTGACGCATTAAACATATCAAAAAATGAATCATTCAATCAAAATTACTGACAAAAAAACAACTATGAAACAAATAGATACGTATTGGCTTCGAATATTAAAGATATGAACGAAAAAAGTAGGTTTATAAGGTACCTCCGACGCTGATGGTAAGAACCGGCGTCCACAATTCTGTCGTCGTAACGATTCATCACGGTTGGTTGAA
The genomic region above belongs to Lactuca sativa cultivar Salinas chromosome 4, Lsat_Salinas_v11, whole genome shotgun sequence and contains:
- the LOC111907025 gene encoding DEAD-box ATP-dependent RNA helicase 20 — its product is MNRYDDRIVDAGSYHQRRSDFMGLPPTAGPPAVGAAPNYVRGGPAPFRGPPAPPPSFVGGGRAAGSGYPPFEPGVRGGFNIGAGGGGRGGRGFGSGRDGGGRMSNGGFDGGRDRGGRGFNSSRGGSRVGRGFDRGYQGGGREGGRGGRGGGRSFDGGRGGGRGGRGSGSKGDLDSIALPKQDFGNLVPFEKNFYIEFPSVRDMTDQEVAVYRGRREITVEGHDVPKPIRMFHEAGFPGYCLDVISRLGFVEPTPIQAQGWPMALKGRDLIGIAETGSGKTLSYLLPAVVHVSAQPPLVHGDGPIVLVLAPTRELAVQIQQEAGKFASHSNIRSTCIYGGAPKGPQIRDLQRGVEIVIGTPGRLIDMLEARQTNLKRVTYLVLDEADRMLDMGFEPQIRKIIAQIRPDRQTLYWSATWPKEVESLARQFLRNPYKVIIGSPVLKANQAIKQVIEVVTDMEKYSRLIGVLKEMMDGSRILIFVETKKGCDQVTRQLRMDGWPALSIHGDKSQSERDWVLAEFKSGRSLIMTATDVAARGLDVKDIKCVINYDFPSSLEDYVHRIGRTGRAGAKGIAVTFFTHSNAKHARELVKILQEAGQAVPLALSSLTRSTGGGGSGGNFRSRGRGGYGNRGMMSGSNTVPIGGKGHW